A region from the Inhella inkyongensis genome encodes:
- a CDS encoding YybH family protein encodes MPERRHLLLASAGLPLLAQAGPASAWLDATELARRTEALRNAELAFAASMAERNFAAFRAALAEDCVFFNSRSEPLIGAELVSTQWQRFYEGPKAPFSWSPDQVVVLPSGELGRSTGPVRDPEGKVVQRFQSIWRWHADGGWRIVFDFGTPVA; translated from the coding sequence ATGCCTGAGCGTCGCCATCTGCTGCTGGCCAGTGCCGGCTTGCCTCTGCTGGCCCAGGCCGGCCCTGCGTCCGCCTGGCTGGATGCGACCGAGCTGGCGCGCCGCACCGAGGCCTTGCGCAACGCGGAATTGGCCTTTGCTGCCAGCATGGCCGAGCGCAATTTCGCTGCTTTTCGCGCGGCGCTGGCCGAGGACTGCGTGTTCTTCAACAGTCGAAGTGAGCCCCTGATTGGCGCCGAACTTGTGTCGACGCAGTGGCAACGTTTCTACGAGGGCCCGAAGGCACCGTTCTCCTGGTCGCCGGACCAGGTGGTGGTACTGCCCAGCGGCGAGCTGGGCCGCAGCACCGGCCCGGTACGGGACCCCGAGGGCAAGGTCGTCCAGCGCTTTCAGTCGATCTGGAGGTGGCACGCCGATGGGGGTTGGCGCATCGTGTTTGACTTCGGCACGCCGGTGGCCTGA
- the recG gene encoding ATP-dependent DNA helicase RecG translates to MPDAPAPKPASGPRRAMERLGLLRPIDLALHLPLRYEDETRLTPLRQARHGETIQFEGVVVSNHIETRRRRQLLVSLRDDAGDSVQLRFLNFYPSQQKQMAEGARLRVRGELRSGLFGREMVHPQVKPVDADTPLASALTPVYPAGAGLPQVYLRKAIAAALPRAPLDELLPAALLPRTLPPLRQALEFLHHPAPNVSLATLEDHSHPAWQRLKFEELLAQQLSQLQSKALRAQHRAPVLRGTALVERLLAALPFELTGAQRRVGEEIAADLASEHPTHRLLQGDVGSGKTVVAALAACVCIDAGWQCALMAPTELLAEQHLRKLVGWLEPLGVRVAWITGSVKGKKREALLAQAASGEAQLVVGTHAVIEDKVQFAQLGLAIVDEQHRFGVAQRLALRRKLAERGLEPHLLMMSATPIPRTLAMSYYADLEVSTLDELPPGRSPIVTKVFALAKRDEVIERIAHEIGQGKQSYWVCPLIEESEESDLQAATATHAELAELLGDDRVGLLHGRMKAEEKAAVMARFSSGELPLLVATTVIEVGVDVPNASLMVIEHAERFGLAQLHQLRGRVGRGSAASVCVLLYNGPLSESGRERLKAMAETTDGFEIARRDLAIRGPGEFMGHRQSGADLLRFADLEDDAPLLVAARALAPKLLAQHPAAAQAHVQRWLGGRAELMKA, encoded by the coding sequence ATGCCCGACGCCCCCGCTCCCAAGCCTGCCTCCGGCCCGCGCCGGGCGATGGAGCGCCTGGGCCTGCTGCGCCCCATCGACCTGGCCCTGCACCTGCCGCTGCGCTATGAAGACGAAACGCGGTTGACGCCGCTGCGCCAGGCCCGCCATGGCGAGACCATTCAGTTCGAGGGCGTGGTGGTGAGCAACCACATCGAGACGCGCCGGCGCCGCCAGCTGCTGGTGAGCCTGCGCGACGACGCCGGCGATTCGGTGCAGCTGCGCTTCCTGAACTTCTACCCCAGCCAGCAGAAGCAGATGGCCGAGGGCGCGCGTCTGCGGGTGCGTGGCGAGCTGCGCAGCGGCCTGTTCGGGCGCGAGATGGTGCATCCGCAGGTCAAGCCCGTGGACGCCGACACGCCGCTGGCCAGTGCCCTCACCCCCGTCTACCCCGCCGGCGCCGGCCTGCCTCAGGTCTATTTGCGCAAGGCCATCGCCGCCGCCCTGCCGCGCGCACCGCTGGACGAGTTGCTGCCCGCCGCCCTGCTGCCACGCACGCTTCCGCCTCTGCGCCAAGCGCTGGAGTTCCTGCACCACCCGGCGCCCAACGTCAGCCTCGCCACGCTGGAAGACCACAGCCACCCGGCTTGGCAGCGTCTGAAGTTTGAGGAACTGCTGGCCCAGCAGCTCAGCCAGTTGCAAAGCAAGGCCCTGCGTGCTCAGCACCGCGCGCCGGTGCTGCGCGGCACCGCCCTGGTGGAGCGCCTGCTGGCCGCATTGCCGTTTGAGCTGACGGGGGCCCAGCGCCGCGTCGGTGAAGAAATCGCCGCCGACCTGGCCAGCGAGCACCCGACCCACCGCCTGCTGCAAGGCGATGTGGGCTCGGGCAAGACCGTGGTCGCCGCCCTGGCCGCCTGTGTCTGCATCGATGCCGGCTGGCAATGCGCGTTGATGGCCCCCACCGAGCTGCTGGCCGAGCAGCATCTGCGCAAGCTGGTGGGCTGGCTGGAGCCGCTGGGCGTGCGAGTGGCCTGGATCACCGGCAGCGTGAAGGGCAAGAAGCGCGAGGCCTTGCTGGCGCAAGCGGCCAGCGGCGAGGCCCAGCTGGTGGTGGGCACCCATGCGGTGATCGAAGACAAGGTGCAATTCGCCCAGCTGGGCCTGGCGATCGTGGATGAGCAGCACCGCTTCGGCGTGGCCCAGCGCCTGGCGCTGCGGCGCAAGCTGGCCGAACGCGGGCTGGAGCCGCATCTGCTGATGATGAGCGCCACCCCGATCCCGCGCACCTTGGCGATGAGCTATTACGCCGATCTGGAAGTCAGCACCCTGGACGAGCTGCCGCCCGGGCGCAGCCCCATCGTCACCAAGGTGTTCGCGCTGGCCAAACGCGATGAGGTGATCGAGCGCATCGCGCACGAAATCGGCCAGGGCAAGCAGAGCTACTGGGTCTGTCCCTTGATCGAGGAAAGCGAAGAGAGCGATCTGCAGGCCGCCACCGCCACCCACGCCGAGCTCGCCGAGCTCTTGGGAGACGATCGCGTGGGCCTGCTGCACGGCCGCATGAAGGCCGAAGAGAAGGCCGCCGTGATGGCGCGCTTTTCCAGTGGCGAGCTGCCGCTGCTGGTGGCCACCACGGTGATCGAAGTGGGCGTGGACGTGCCCAATGCCAGCCTGATGGTGATCGAACATGCCGAGCGCTTCGGCCTGGCCCAGCTGCACCAGTTGCGCGGCCGCGTCGGCCGGGGCAGCGCGGCCTCGGTCTGCGTGCTGCTCTACAACGGCCCCTTGAGCGAGAGCGGGCGCGAGCGCCTCAAGGCCATGGCCGAGACCACCGACGGCTTCGAGATCGCGCGCCGCGATCTCGCCATCCGCGGCCCTGGCGAGTTCATGGGCCACCGTCAGAGCGGCGCTGATCTGCTGCGATTTGCCGATCTGGAAGACGACGCCCCGCTCTTGGTGGCTGCCCGCGCACTCGCCCCCAAGCTGCTGGCCCAGCACCCCGCCGCCGCACAGGCCCATGTGCAGCGCTGGCTGGGCGGCCGGGCCGAACTGATGAAAGCTTGA
- a CDS encoding asparaginase encodes MSFNPVMVQAWRGPAVESEHRGALAVVDADGALVLGLGDIERAIFPRSAVKALQALPLVASGAAERFALSDAELAQACASHGGEPAHVATTAGLLTKLGLEAEVLECGAHWPRGEAQIAAMGARGETPTALHNNCSGKHAGFVCLGCVLAGEADRRQFLRGYVEPEHPVMREVTAALAAATATDLSRAPVGIDGCSIPTYAIPLRQLALGFARLGTGQGLSTDHAQAAQRLRRAVAAQPFHVAGTNRLDTVLMQALGERLFCKVGAEGVYCAALPERGWGLAIKMDDGNTARAVEVVLAAVVQAALPLNDADQALLQRHSELSLRNWNQRLVGRLAATPALRQALGPLARG; translated from the coding sequence ATGTCGTTCAATCCGGTGATGGTGCAAGCCTGGCGCGGCCCGGCGGTGGAGTCCGAACATCGCGGCGCGCTCGCGGTGGTGGATGCCGACGGGGCTCTGGTGCTGGGCCTGGGCGACATCGAGCGCGCGATCTTTCCGCGCTCTGCCGTCAAGGCCCTGCAGGCACTGCCCCTGGTGGCCAGCGGCGCAGCCGAGCGCTTTGCGCTCAGCGATGCCGAGTTGGCCCAGGCCTGCGCCTCGCACGGCGGCGAGCCGGCCCATGTGGCCACCACGGCCGGCCTGCTGACCAAGCTGGGTCTGGAAGCCGAGGTGCTGGAGTGCGGCGCCCACTGGCCGCGTGGCGAGGCGCAGATTGCTGCCATGGGCGCACGCGGCGAAACGCCCACGGCCTTGCACAACAACTGCTCGGGCAAGCACGCCGGCTTTGTCTGCCTGGGCTGCGTGCTGGCGGGCGAGGCGGACCGACGCCAGTTCCTGCGCGGCTATGTGGAGCCCGAGCACCCGGTGATGCGCGAGGTCACGGCCGCGTTGGCGGCCGCCACCGCCACCGATCTGAGCCGGGCGCCGGTCGGCATCGACGGCTGCTCCATCCCCACCTACGCCATCCCGCTTCGCCAGCTGGCGCTGGGCTTCGCGCGCCTGGGTACCGGCCAAGGTCTGAGCACCGACCACGCGCAGGCCGCCCAGCGCCTGCGCCGGGCCGTTGCCGCGCAGCCCTTTCATGTGGCGGGTACGAACCGACTGGACACCGTGTTGATGCAAGCCCTGGGCGAGCGCTTGTTTTGCAAGGTGGGCGCTGAAGGGGTGTACTGCGCCGCCCTGCCCGAACGCGGCTGGGGCCTGGCCATCAAGATGGACGACGGCAACACCGCCCGGGCCGTCGAAGTGGTGTTGGCCGCCGTGGTGCAGGCCGCATTGCCGCTGAACGATGCCGACCAGGCGCTGCTGCAGCGCCACAGCGAGCTGAGCCTGCGCAACTGGAATCAGCGCCTGGTGGGGCGACTGGCGGCCACGCCAGCCCTGCGCCAAGCCCTCGGGCCCCTGGCTCGGGGCTGA